One genomic window of Anoplolepis gracilipes chromosome 5, ASM4749672v1, whole genome shotgun sequence includes the following:
- the LOC140666335 gene encoding WD repeat domain-containing protein 83 produces the protein MDIEYKFLKEIDCKQGAVRAVRFSVDGSYCITCGSDRKLKLWNPYKSVTLKTYGGHGDEVMDVCPSCDSSQIVSCGLDKSVILWDVATGTPIRRFRGHAGPVTTVRFNEESSMIISGSRDNSVMCWDGRSKAQEAVQSLNDAKDSISSVRVSDHEILSASFDGKVRTYDIRVGELCADYMGDAITCASFTRDGQCLVVSCADDTIRLIDKDSGELLGEFRGHIGKDLCLESSVDYQDTKILSGSADGKLWIWDLVSQKVVAKLSGFKPTKYATVSISVHPQKNCFVASNGPNILMWSASSHADDE, from the exons ATGGATATTGAATACAAATTCCTGAAAGAAATTGATTGCAAACAAGGGGCTGTAAGAGCTGTACGATTCAGCG TTGACGGTTCTTATTGTATAACGTGCGGATCggacagaaaattaaaactatggAACCCGTACAAATCAGTTACATTGAAAACGTACGGTGGACATGGTGACGAGGTTATGGACGTCTGTCCGTCCTGTGACAGTAGCCAAATCGTGTCCTGTGGTTTGGATAAGTCTGTAATCCTCTGGGATGTAGCAACTGGTACGCCTATACGTCGTTTCAGAGGTCATGCAGGTCCGGTTACGACAGTAAG ATTCAACGAAGAATCATCGATGATTATTTCTGGTTCTCGTGATAATAGTGTTATGTGTTGGGATGGACGTTCCAAAGCGCAAGAAGCAGTACAGTCACTGAATGATGCCAAAGATTCTATTTCAAGTGTAAGAGTTTCAGATCACGAAATCTTGTCTGCGTCTTTTGATGGTAAAGTACGTACCTATGATATACGTGTAGGAGAACTATGCGCAGATTACATGGGAG ATGCAATTACATGTGCTAGTTTTACTAGAGATGGTCAATGTCTAGTTGTTAGTTGCGCAGATGATACAATTAGATTGATTGATAAAGATTCGGGAGAACTACTTGGTGAATTTAGAGGCCATATTGGAAAAGATCTTTGTTTGGAATCAAGCGTAGATTACCAGGatacaaaaattctttctGGCTCGGCAGATGGAAAGTTATGGATTTGGGATCTTGTATCTCAGAAAGTGGTTGCAAAACTCTCAGGATTTAAACCAACTAAATACGCTACTGTATCTATAAGTGTTCATCCACAGAAGAATTGCTTTGTAGCCTCCAATGGacctaatatattaatgtggAGTGCCTCATCTCATGCAgatgatgaataa
- the LOC140666336 gene encoding pleckstrin homology domain-containing family J member 1: protein MRFNDKELAEASFGPADLEGRLNHKRAHKSVFKEKWFKLRYNLLFYFNINDLGQIDTRQPAGVIILENCSINIDTSSEGVFAFSISFRDEHEKRHVLSGRSECQVEQWINALKQASYEYWRSRLIMLQERLCKKTGKDPLLMYPRNRGVVRDEAWEPASSFRSHVRLFATSVGSSSTLNTITREVNLIEL from the exons ATGAGATTCAATGACAAAGAACTCGCAGAAGCGAGTTTTGGACCTGCTGATCTCGAAGGACGTCTAAATCATAAGCGGGCTCATAAGTCAG tatttaaagaaaaatggtTCAAGCTGCGATACAACCTACTATTTTACttcaatattaatgatttaggACAAATTGATACCCGACAACCTGCTGGTGtcattattttagaaaattgcagCATTAACATAGACACTTCATCCGAAGGAGTATTTGCATTTAGCATTTCATTTCGTGATGAACATGAGAAACGGCATGTATTGAGCGGTCGATCAGAGTGTCAAGTAGAACAATGGATTAATGCACTTAAGCAAGCAAGCTATGAATATTGGAGATCTCGCTTAATTATGCTTCAAGAAAGATTGTGCAAAAAAACAGGTAAAGATCCATTACTAATGTATCCTAGAAATCGAGGTGTTGTACGAGACGAAGCTTGGGAACCAGCTTCTAGCTTCAGATCTCATGTACGTTTATTCGCAACATCAGTTGGATCATCATCCACATTGAATACAATAACCAGAGAAGTTAATCTTATAGAACTTTAA